One Campylobacter concisus DNA segment encodes these proteins:
- a CDS encoding DUF748 domain-containing protein: MHKSIIKINVNSLYRKFEISNYLLTFFKVKSGLILADKKVNFTMDKKKKIALITGICVVSLLLIYTLLGFFGLPYAIKNIAPKYLKDYNATLFVSDAKFNPFTFELNATNAELNTTSPLFSTKQIDLKLKPFSIFKKLVEIDIFRLDEPKVKIARDKKANFNFSNFISDDNATSEDNSTSSINFALNNAKIIKGSFSYSDQNLTKPFNVSFDDINYELSSLNTKKNSAGSHIFDSNSSLAHKIDLNGDIKLNPLKIEGNVSIKDFSIKPVAISFIDNDTLNLKNAIINLKINYALKADENATKINLKDGFLNVKGLSLDEGANELSLGELELPRFDLNSKIADKTEAALNLSAINLNDISFKNAISTSVKSLNLNEISLLANLNEKSELNATAKLKNMGVNALKIDEVDRNLAKLKDINASNLNLNLVNNKTALTLEKIALNGINAPLSKSANANVASAGVTNTSFTIDGNKSLASLDELNVKNIELKAKNKDIASVADVAIKSISFDLLKMALNIASVDVNKPKFTSELNDNGLSAVNELGFGEQSAKATKAAKHTKKVEKNTENKSASKSKENEFKFDVKNISVNNADIALTHLFEGEKIAHKFDNLFVKVANLSSDFSKPFDAKVAMKSSQKLNLDVESKIKIEPLDVSAKIKLNDTNLPKYFAYAKPFLEADLASGQLESSAEISYAKDIKADAKVSIKDIRLNGKKAEKLVAFKSLDLEKISFAKNDLAISGVSLNSPFIKAHLSKERKFNLSQIVKEDKNKAKTEAKPESKKVASKKEDELKFSVKNFSLKNGEVDFSDASLFMPFATTISKLNGKLTDIDKKRPSSGEFQGVVGKNGFAQITAKLFPFELKQNTDIKLDFKNIDLVNVTPYSGQFVGYKIKKGKLNLNLNYSVTDSKLNGSNFINFDSLTLGEKVESKDAVNLPLSLAISILSDQNNQINIDLPVEGNLDDPDFKYGGVIWAAVKKLFADITLAPFRFLGNALGLGSKDLSSIDFLAGSSELISSEAPKIADFIKLTGSKPKMKLSITPTYSKLDESFYKNKKLDQKINQIIASSGKDYIAVLNELVPNLKDRNEKALREEALKGIEVDKAKLIELANERANAVKEALIKAGLEAGRININDATSSEPKQNTYTSVLMGVAN, encoded by the coding sequence ATGCATAAAAGTATTATTAAGATAAATGTAAATTCATTGTATAGAAAATTTGAAATTTCTAACTATCTTTTAACCTTTTTTAAAGTAAAATCAGGGCTTATTTTAGCTGACAAAAAGGTAAATTTCACAATGGATAAAAAGAAAAAAATAGCCCTGATCACTGGCATCTGCGTAGTTTCACTTTTGCTTATCTACACGCTTCTTGGCTTTTTTGGTCTGCCTTATGCTATCAAAAATATCGCGCCAAAGTACCTAAAAGACTACAACGCAACGCTTTTTGTAAGTGATGCTAAATTTAATCCCTTTACCTTCGAGCTAAATGCTACAAATGCCGAGCTAAACACCACTTCACCGCTTTTTAGCACGAAGCAGATCGACCTTAAGCTAAAGCCATTTTCTATCTTTAAAAAGCTAGTTGAGATAGACATTTTTAGGCTAGATGAGCCAAAAGTAAAGATCGCAAGAGATAAAAAGGCAAATTTTAACTTTAGCAATTTTATAAGCGATGATAACGCAACTAGCGAAGATAACAGCACTAGCTCGATAAATTTTGCGCTAAATAACGCAAAAATCATCAAAGGCTCATTTTCATATAGCGATCAAAATTTAACAAAGCCATTTAATGTAAGCTTTGATGATATAAACTACGAGCTAAGCTCGCTAAATACGAAGAAAAATAGCGCTGGTAGTCACATCTTTGACTCAAACTCAAGCCTAGCGCACAAGATCGATCTAAATGGCGATATCAAGCTAAATCCACTAAAAATAGAGGGTAACGTCAGCATAAAGGACTTTAGTATAAAGCCAGTTGCGATAAGCTTCATCGATAATGACACGTTAAATCTCAAAAATGCCATTATAAACCTAAAGATAAACTACGCTTTAAAAGCCGATGAGAACGCAACTAAGATAAATTTAAAAGATGGCTTTTTAAATGTAAAAGGACTAAGTTTAGATGAAGGCGCAAATGAGCTTAGCCTTGGCGAGCTAGAGCTTCCAAGATTTGACCTTAATAGTAAGATAGCAGATAAAACAGAGGCGGCGCTAAATTTAAGCGCTATAAATTTAAATGATATCTCTTTTAAAAATGCTATCTCCACAAGCGTAAAATCACTAAATTTAAATGAGATCTCGCTGCTTGCAAATTTAAATGAAAAAAGCGAACTAAACGCCACAGCCAAGCTAAAAAATATGGGTGTAAACGCTTTAAAAATAGATGAAGTAGATAGAAATTTAGCAAAATTAAAAGATATAAATGCTTCAAATTTAAATCTAAATTTAGTAAATAACAAAACCGCCCTAACGCTTGAAAAAATAGCACTAAATGGCATCAACGCGCCACTTAGCAAAAGCGCAAATGCAAATGTAGCAAGCGCTGGCGTGACAAATACAAGCTTTACAATAGATGGCAACAAGAGCCTTGCGAGCCTTGATGAGCTAAACGTAAAAAACATAGAGCTTAAAGCAAAAAATAAAGATATAGCAAGCGTCGCTGATGTGGCGATAAAGAGCATAAGCTTTGATCTTTTAAAAATGGCTCTAAATATCGCTAGTGTCGATGTTAATAAGCCTAAATTTACTTCAGAACTAAACGACAATGGTCTAAGTGCTGTAAATGAGCTAGGATTTGGCGAGCAGAGCGCAAAAGCTACAAAGGCGGCAAAACACACTAAAAAAGTAGAGAAAAATACTGAAAATAAAAGCGCTTCAAAAAGCAAAGAAAATGAGTTTAAATTTGATGTAAAAAATATAAGTGTAAATAACGCAGACATCGCTTTAACGCATCTTTTTGAAGGCGAAAAGATCGCTCATAAATTTGATAATCTTTTTGTAAAAGTAGCAAATTTAAGTAGTGATTTTAGCAAGCCATTTGACGCAAAAGTGGCGATGAAGAGCTCGCAAAAGCTAAATTTGGATGTTGAGTCCAAGATAAAGATCGAGCCACTTGATGTGAGTGCGAAGATCAAGCTAAATGATACAAATTTACCAAAGTATTTTGCCTATGCAAAGCCCTTTTTAGAGGCCGATCTAGCTAGCGGACAGCTTGAGAGTAGCGCTGAGATAAGCTACGCAAAAGATATCAAAGCAGACGCAAAAGTTAGCATAAAAGATATAAGGCTAAATGGCAAAAAAGCTGAAAAACTGGTCGCCTTTAAAAGCCTAGATCTTGAAAAAATTTCATTTGCCAAAAATGACCTTGCCATAAGCGGAGTGAGCTTAAATTCGCCATTTATCAAGGCGCATCTAAGCAAAGAGCGTAAATTTAACCTATCTCAGATCGTAAAAGAGGATAAAAATAAAGCTAAAACTGAGGCAAAACCTGAGAGCAAAAAAGTGGCTAGCAAAAAAGAGGACGAGCTAAAATTTAGCGTTAAAAATTTCTCTTTAAAAAATGGCGAGGTTGATTTCTCGGACGCATCGCTATTTATGCCATTTGCCACAACGATCTCAAAGCTAAATGGCAAGCTCACCGACATCGATAAAAAGCGCCCAAGCTCAGGCGAGTTTCAAGGTGTGGTTGGCAAAAATGGCTTTGCACAGATCACTGCAAAACTCTTTCCATTTGAGCTAAAGCAAAATACCGATATAAAGCTTGATTTTAAAAATATCGATCTAGTTAACGTGACACCTTATAGCGGGCAGTTTGTGGGCTATAAGATCAAAAAAGGCAAGCTAAATTTAAACCTAAACTATAGCGTCACCGACTCAAAACTAAATGGCTCAAATTTTATAAATTTTGACTCACTTACACTTGGAGAGAAGGTCGAGTCAAAAGATGCTGTAAATTTACCGCTTTCGCTTGCTATCTCGATACTTAGCGATCAAAATAATCAAATAAACATCGATCTGCCAGTTGAGGGAAATTTAGACGATCCTGACTTTAAATATGGCGGCGTCATCTGGGCTGCAGTAAAAAAGCTCTTTGCCGACATCACGCTAGCTCCATTTAGATTTTTAGGTAACGCCCTAGGACTTGGCAGCAAAGATCTTAGCTCTATTGATTTTCTTGCTGGAAGTAGCGAGCTTATAAGCTCAGAAGCGCCTAAGATAGCTGATTTTATAAAGCTAACTGGCTCAAAACCTAAAATGAAGCTTAGCATAACGCCAACATACTCAAAACTCGATGAGAGCTTTTATAAAAATAAAAAACTAGATCAAAAGATCAATCAAATCATCGCTTCAAGCGGCAAAGACTACATCGCAGTTTTAAATGAGCTTGTGCCAAATTTAAAAGATAGAAACGAAAAAGCCTTAAGAGAAGAGGCGCTAAAGGGCATCGAGGTCGATAAAGCAAAACTAATAGAGCTTGCAAATGAGCGTGCAAATGCGGTAAAAGAGGCGCTTATAAAAGCTGGGCTTGAGGCTGGCCGCATAAATATAAACGATGCAACAAGCTCAGAGCCTAAGCAAAACACCTACACAAGCGTGCTAATGGGAGTGGCGAACTAA
- a CDS encoding tautomerase family protein: protein MPYVNIKIAGPEPTKEQKDQVFKEVTETLVRVLGKKKEAVMIFIETHDAGNIGVGGESVEDKRKGTK, encoded by the coding sequence ATGCCTTATGTTAATATCAAAATAGCAGGCCCAGAGCCTACAAAAGAGCAAAAAGATCAAGTTTTTAAAGAGGTAACCGAGACGCTTGTAAGAGTGCTTGGCAAGAAAAAAGAGGCGGTTATGATCTTTATCGAAACTCATGACGCTGGCAATATCGGCGTAGGTGGCGAGAGCGTAGAGGATAAAAGAAAGGGGACAAAATGA
- the bcp gene encoding thioredoxin-dependent thiol peroxidase, translating to MSEFIKADIERKITLEVGDKAPEFEALNQDGVKVALKDFIGKNVVLYFYPKDNTPGCTTEACEFSANYDQFIKNDTVIIGVSPDSVKSHVGFIAKQNLKHILLSDEDKEISKLYGVWQVKKNYGKEYLGIARSTFVIGKDGKIVKIYKSVKAKDHAAKVLADLVK from the coding sequence ATGAGCGAATTTATCAAAGCAGACATTGAGAGAAAGATAACGCTTGAAGTTGGCGATAAGGCGCCAGAGTTTGAAGCACTAAATCAAGATGGCGTAAAGGTCGCGTTAAAGGACTTTATAGGCAAAAACGTGGTGCTTTACTTCTACCCAAAAGACAACACTCCAGGCTGCACGACTGAGGCTTGCGAATTTAGCGCAAACTACGATCAGTTTATCAAAAATGATACCGTTATCATCGGCGTTAGCCCAGATAGCGTAAAGTCGCATGTTGGTTTTATCGCAAAGCAAAATTTAAAGCACATCCTCTTAAGCGATGAGGATAAAGAAATTTCAAAGCTTTATGGCGTTTGGCAGGTCAAGAAAAACTACGGCAAAGAGTATCTTGGCATCGCCAGAAGCACCTTTGTGATCGGCAAAGACGGCAAGATAGTTAAAATTTATAAAAGCGTAAAAGCCAAAGACCACGCCGCAAAAGTGCTAGCTGATCTAGTAAAATAA
- a CDS encoding phosphoethanolamine transferase has protein sequence MTKFFNTIIKSPFINIFVVTTLVMFIANIYKIYFFEGTDRIALMHMARSLTTIFLLNLVITHVLYLLSRGLFKGLYLVYALIIFILCFINFFTLTSLKTDINIAIIDSVLHTNPDEAGEFFQTFFEAKYLVVAILLCIIFYAMTRYKRSSTKEFSRKTIIVLSVIYIAFAAVFFTKSAMRISSNKADRAISKLSEHILINYAFVLKKYLLDDNFLASNKQILKDYDVSKAANQNIKAEQKVANVVFVIGESLQRNEMSVYGFGLPTTPNLMALKQSGNAIIYTDTTAPDTYTNGSLSKVLNFSNYESKEPWSKSLNIVDMFSLVGYKTAWISNQSNIGGYSTTQKSVADRSDITFFTQKFASATNYAGRETDGILLPEISKIKQSLGESNFYIIHLMGNHFKYDLRYPKDFSKFTANDLQNKMNPGQKESFAWYLNSVLYNDYVINEIYKIFKDDEALIVYLSDHGEALFEIDGIRGHGMINRFVLEIPLIFIGTDKFKAKYPQIWQKLEVAKDYKFMSDDIIHTFADIIGTKPLEYNASRSLISGEFNASRKRLVNGTDYENIKNVKPQW, from the coding sequence ATGACCAAATTTTTTAATACAATTATAAAAAGTCCATTTATAAATATATTTGTGGTTACAACGCTTGTAATGTTTATCGCAAATATCTACAAAATTTACTTTTTTGAAGGAACTGACCGTATAGCTCTTATGCATATGGCAAGAAGCTTAACTACTATATTTTTATTAAATTTAGTTATCACACATGTTCTTTACTTGCTAAGTCGTGGGCTGTTTAAAGGGCTTTATCTAGTTTATGCACTAATAATTTTTATTCTATGTTTTATAAATTTTTTCACTTTAACAAGTTTAAAAACAGATATAAATATAGCAATAATAGATAGTGTGCTACACACAAATCCAGATGAAGCCGGTGAGTTTTTCCAGACATTTTTTGAAGCTAAATATCTAGTAGTTGCTATACTTTTGTGTATCATCTTTTATGCTATGACAAGATATAAAAGATCTAGCACAAAAGAATTTAGCCGAAAAACTATCATTGTCCTTTCGGTAATTTATATAGCCTTTGCAGCTGTATTCTTTACAAAATCAGCAATGAGAATATCGTCTAATAAAGCTGATAGAGCTATAAGTAAGCTATCAGAACATATCCTGATAAATTACGCTTTTGTTTTAAAAAAATATCTTTTAGATGATAATTTTTTAGCTAGCAATAAACAAATTTTAAAAGATTACGACGTATCTAAAGCAGCAAATCAAAACATAAAAGCTGAGCAAAAAGTAGCAAATGTAGTCTTTGTGATCGGTGAAAGCTTACAAAGAAACGAGATGAGCGTTTATGGCTTTGGCTTGCCGACTACACCAAATTTAATGGCATTAAAGCAAAGTGGCAATGCCATAATCTATACAGATACTACCGCCCCTGACACATATACAAATGGTTCTCTTTCAAAGGTTTTAAATTTCTCAAACTATGAAAGCAAAGAGCCTTGGAGCAAGAGTTTAAACATCGTTGATATGTTTAGTCTAGTAGGATACAAAACAGCATGGATAAGTAATCAAAGCAATATCGGCGGATATTCTACAACACAAAAAAGTGTTGCAGATAGAAGTGATATCACATTTTTTACACAAAAATTTGCATCAGCTACAAATTATGCCGGCAGAGAAACAGATGGCATACTTTTGCCTGAAATTTCAAAGATAAAACAAAGTCTTGGAGAGTCAAATTTTTATATCATTCACCTAATGGGAAACCACTTTAAATACGACCTAAGGTATCCAAAAGATTTTTCAAAATTTACAGCTAATGATCTGCAAAACAAAATGAATCCTGGACAAAAAGAGAGCTTTGCATGGTATCTAAATAGCGTACTTTATAATGACTACGTGATAAATGAAATTTATAAAATTTTCAAAGACGATGAAGCTTTGATAGTCTATCTCTCAGACCATGGCGAGGCTCTTTTTGAGATAGATGGCATAAGAGGCCATGGCATGATAAACCGCTTTGTTTTAGAAATTCCACTCATTTTTATAGGTACTGATAAATTTAAAGCAAAATATCCACAAATTTGGCAAAAGCTTGAAGTGGCAAAAGATTATAAATTTATGAGTGATGACATCATTCACACTTTTGCCGACATCATAGGTACAAAACCACTTGAATATAACGCATCAAGAAGTTTAATAAGTGGTGAATTTAATGCGAGCAGAAAGCGTCTAGTAAATGGTACTGACTATGAAAATATTAAAAATGTAAAGCCGCAATGGTAA
- a CDS encoding thiol:disulfide interchange protein DsbA/DsbL, with translation MKLIKMLILSAFFALNLSALTEGVEYQTLAKPLNVPKNSVVKVFSYDCPHCYKFDRTITRKLMAKLDGVKFIPYHLSTKGKLGETTSKIFAALISIDEANGTDLLSDESKFKQAKFAIYKARHDEKDDFNDGKDKQRFIDLALNAAHVSKDEYEKALSSDRAKELLNEWFASYDVASISGVPAFVVSGKYLINLSAASSIDEMAKTIKELLDK, from the coding sequence ATGAAGCTTATAAAAATGCTAATTTTAAGTGCGTTTTTTGCGCTAAATTTATCAGCACTGACTGAAGGTGTGGAGTATCAAACTCTAGCAAAACCGCTTAACGTGCCTAAAAACTCAGTCGTCAAGGTCTTTAGCTACGACTGCCCTCACTGCTATAAATTTGACCGAACGATCACAAGAAAGCTGATGGCAAAGCTTGACGGAGTCAAATTTATCCCATATCACCTAAGCACCAAAGGCAAGCTTGGCGAGACTACAAGTAAAATTTTCGCCGCTCTTATATCGATAGATGAGGCAAATGGGACTGATCTGCTAAGTGATGAGTCTAAATTTAAGCAAGCTAAATTTGCGATCTACAAAGCAAGACACGATGAAAAAGATGACTTTAATGATGGCAAAGATAAGCAAAGATTTATAGATCTAGCGCTAAATGCGGCTCACGTGAGCAAAGACGAATACGAAAAAGCGCTAAGCTCAGATCGTGCAAAAGAGCTTTTAAACGAGTGGTTTGCCTCTTATGATGTAGCAAGTATCAGCGGTGTACCAGCCTTTGTGGTAAGCGGCAAGTATCTGATAAATTTAAGCGCAGCATCGTCGATCGATGAGATGGCAAAGACGATAAAAGAGCTTTTAGATAAGTAA
- a CDS encoding branched-chain amino acid transaminase has product MNASEFIWMDGKLVKWDDAKLHVLTHSLHYGNAVFEGTRAYKTKKGLAIFRLKDHTKRLLRSAKMTVLNVPYSEEELEKAQIELLRANKYNSNVYIRPLIFLGYGVMGVAHTKAPVQTAIASWEWGAYLGDEGLEKGIRVKISSFAKLAPAAQMNRAKASSNYLSSQMANYEAKEAGYDEALLLDSEGFVAEGPGECFFIVENGALITPPNDNSLLSITQDTVIRLAHDLDIEVRRERITRDQAYTADEAFFTGTAAEVTPINSIDNRIIGNGARGEVTKRLQKAYFDVVYGLNKKYESFLTYI; this is encoded by the coding sequence ATGAACGCTTCAGAATTCATCTGGATGGATGGAAAACTAGTAAAATGGGACGATGCGAAATTACACGTTCTAACTCACTCTTTGCACTATGGTAATGCCGTATTTGAGGGCACAAGAGCTTATAAAACAAAAAAAGGTCTAGCTATTTTTAGACTCAAAGACCACACAAAAAGACTTTTAAGATCAGCAAAAATGACCGTTTTAAATGTGCCTTACAGCGAAGAAGAGCTTGAAAAAGCGCAGATCGAACTACTTCGCGCAAACAAATATAACAGCAACGTCTATATCCGCCCACTTATCTTTTTAGGATACGGCGTGATGGGCGTAGCGCACACAAAAGCACCGGTTCAAACCGCTATCGCTTCATGGGAATGGGGTGCTTACCTTGGCGATGAGGGCCTAGAAAAAGGCATCAGAGTTAAAATTTCAAGCTTTGCCAAACTAGCTCCTGCTGCTCAAATGAACAGAGCAAAAGCTAGCTCAAACTACCTAAGCTCACAAATGGCAAACTACGAAGCAAAAGAGGCTGGATACGACGAGGCGCTACTCCTTGATAGCGAGGGTTTTGTAGCTGAAGGTCCAGGCGAGTGCTTTTTTATCGTTGAAAATGGCGCATTGATCACTCCACCAAATGACAACAGCCTACTTAGCATCACTCAAGATACAGTCATAAGACTAGCTCACGATCTTGACATCGAAGTAAGAAGAGAGCGCATCACAAGAGATCAGGCTTACACAGCTGACGAGGCATTTTTCACTGGCACTGCAGCTGAAGTAACGCCGATAAATAGCATAGATAACCGCATCATCGGCAACGGCGCTAGAGGCGAAGTGACAAAGAGACTACAAAAAGCTTACTTTGACGTAGTTTATGGTCTAAACAAAAAATACGAATCATTTTTAACATATATTTAA
- a CDS encoding prohibitin family protein, producing the protein MPADLNDYFNKKKPGNDNRGSGQNNDKEPPFKKDFKMPNIPSGFGKFGALAYIIIAIIAILAITQPFKVIHSGEVGIKATAGKYEPNPLQPGFHFFLPFIQNIIVVDTRVRIINYTSGEDMGESLQKSYQGAGILRKNSISVLDARNLPVSIDITVQYRLNPENAPQTIASWGLSWESKIVDPVVRDVVRSIAGKYTAEELPTKRNDLARQIDEGIRKDIDSQPNKPVELLTVQLREIILPSKVKEQIERVQIAKQEAERTKYEVERANQEALKQAALAEGTAKAAIIEAKGKADAIKIEADATAYANKEIAKSVDQNLLNLKQIETQNRFNDALKENKDAKIFLTPGGAVPNIWLDAKDRAKASSVSER; encoded by the coding sequence ATGCCCGCTGATTTAAATGATTATTTCAACAAAAAAAAGCCAGGTAATGATAACAGAGGCTCAGGTCAAAATAATGACAAAGAGCCACCTTTTAAAAAGGATTTTAAAATGCCAAATATACCAAGTGGCTTTGGCAAATTTGGTGCGCTAGCCTACATCATAATCGCCATTATCGCGATCCTTGCTATCACTCAGCCATTTAAAGTGATACACTCAGGCGAGGTCGGCATCAAAGCCACAGCGGGTAAATATGAGCCAAATCCTTTACAACCAGGATTTCACTTCTTTTTGCCATTTATCCAAAACATCATCGTAGTTGATACCAGAGTTAGGATCATCAACTACACTTCAGGCGAGGACATGGGCGAGAGCTTGCAAAAGTCTTATCAGGGAGCTGGAATTTTACGCAAAAATTCGATCTCGGTTTTGGACGCTAGAAATTTACCAGTTAGCATCGATATCACCGTGCAGTACCGCCTAAATCCAGAAAATGCACCACAAACTATCGCATCTTGGGGTCTTAGCTGGGAGAGCAAGATCGTTGATCCTGTCGTGCGTGACGTGGTTCGCAGCATCGCTGGTAAATATACAGCCGAAGAGCTACCAACTAAAAGAAACGACCTTGCTAGGCAGATCGATGAGGGCATAAGAAAAGATATCGACTCACAGCCAAACAAGCCAGTCGAGCTTCTAACTGTACAGCTTCGTGAGATCATCTTGCCTTCAAAGGTAAAAGAGCAGATCGAGCGTGTCCAGATCGCTAAACAAGAGGCCGAGAGGACAAAATACGAGGTCGAGAGGGCAAATCAAGAGGCTCTAAAACAAGCTGCCCTTGCAGAAGGCACTGCAAAAGCTGCGATCATCGAGGCAAAAGGTAAGGCTGATGCTATCAAGATCGAAGCTGACGCGACAGCATATGCAAACAAAGAGATCGCAAAAAGTGTCGATCAAAATTTATTAAATTTAAAGCAGATCGAGACGCAAAATAGATTTAACGACGCTCTTAAAGAGAACAAAGATGCCAAAATTTTCTTAACACCTGGTGGAGCTGTGCCAAATATCTGGCTAGATGCAAAAGATAGGGCAAAAGCTAGCTCAGTTAGCGAAAGGTAA
- the hisIE gene encoding bifunctional phosphoribosyl-AMP cyclohydrolase/phosphoribosyl-ATP diphosphatase HisIE, protein MNSVAKSIDWQKVGGLLPVVVCDHTTNEVLMLAYMNEEALSLTLSSRYAHYFSRTKNRIWKKGEESGNTQEIKSAFLDCDNDTLLLKVVQKGGTACHTGARSCFFNEINLENLEISDKKNEVKKPSYGVIDELYHVIEDRKLNADPQSSYVASLFKKGENQILKKVGEEATELVMAAKELSFAKQTKQDEQRAKNDLIYEAADLCFHALVALSAHNIHPDAVKNEFARRFGMSGIEEKRSRDVK, encoded by the coding sequence ATGAATAGCGTAGCAAAAAGTATAGACTGGCAAAAGGTTGGTGGGTTGCTTCCGGTGGTGGTTTGCGATCACACTACAAACGAGGTTTTGATGCTTGCTTATATGAACGAAGAAGCACTAAGCTTAACTCTATCTAGCCGCTACGCTCACTACTTTTCACGCACTAAAAATAGAATTTGGAAAAAGGGCGAAGAAAGCGGCAACACGCAAGAGATCAAGTCTGCGTTTTTAGACTGCGACAACGACACCTTGCTTTTAAAAGTCGTTCAAAAGGGAGGCACTGCTTGTCACACTGGGGCAAGATCATGCTTTTTTAACGAGATAAATTTAGAAAATTTAGAAATTTCAGATAAAAAAAACGAGGTCAAAAAGCCAAGTTACGGCGTCATTGACGAGCTTTATCACGTTATAGAAGATAGGAAGCTAAACGCAGATCCGCAAAGCTCATACGTAGCTAGCCTTTTTAAAAAAGGTGAAAATCAAATTCTAAAAAAAGTTGGCGAGGAGGCTACAGAGCTTGTCATGGCGGCAAAAGAGCTTAGTTTTGCCAAGCAGACAAAACAAGATGAGCAAAGGGCAAAAAATGACCTCATCTATGAAGCAGCTGATCTTTGCTTTCACGCGCTTGTGGCACTTTCAGCCCATAACATACATCCAGATGCCGTCAAAAACGAGTTTGCAAGACGTTTTGGCATGAGTGGCATCGAAGAAAAAAGATCGCGAGATGTTAAATAG
- a CDS encoding DUF2393 family protein, protein MLNSIKHNILFILQNAKLIDFLAYGWVFLAFIFIVLLGIFVAIKSWWQIGFLFILAGFLGLFAGNYYANKYINENLRPVSISKINTKQLQYVDALMVDFNITNNSNYTLNVCKIELGFYLGSTQSTRNFLNSLNPFAKKRIILNEALLPKQSKQIREFVNDFAFIDYNITKKAECF, encoded by the coding sequence ATGTTAAATAGCATCAAGCACAACATACTTTTCATACTTCAAAACGCCAAACTTATTGACTTTCTAGCCTATGGTTGGGTATTTTTAGCCTTTATATTTATCGTTCTTTTAGGAATTTTTGTTGCGATAAAATCATGGTGGCAGATAGGATTTTTATTTATCCTAGCTGGTTTTTTGGGACTTTTTGCAGGTAACTACTACGCAAACAAATATATAAATGAAAATCTAAGACCAGTTAGCATAAGCAAAATAAACACAAAGCAGCTTCAATATGTCGATGCGCTAATGGTTGATTTTAACATCACAAATAATTCAAACTACACATTAAACGTTTGCAAAATCGAGCTTGGCTTCTACCTTGGTTCAACGCAAAGCACGAGAAATTTTCTAAATTCACTAAACCCTTTTGCTAAAAAACGTATCATTTTAAATGAAGCGCTTTTGCCAAAGCAGAGCAAGCAGATAAGAGAATTTGTCAATGACTTTGCCTTCATTGACTACAATATCACCAAAAAAGCGGAGTGTTTTTGA
- a CDS encoding DUF2393 family protein yields MSSNYFTIVHIIVLFAIALLSILFLVLSLRAERKLFLSLLFTNILVSTTLAIFLMLVLDKYTKKGIVEGVKSERVLRNESIVFRGQVRNVGKFTISKCTLTIKLINQPLNKNDLGGEALFKPSGISFFSWIFGGDEDERPNTVAYKFDVAQNLPKQKVVPFTVTMPYPPYFKNGMNITKLSCY; encoded by the coding sequence ATGAGCTCAAACTACTTTACCATCGTTCATATCATCGTGCTTTTCGCGATCGCGCTACTTTCTATTTTATTTCTTGTGCTCTCACTTAGAGCTGAGCGAAAGCTATTTTTATCACTGCTTTTTACAAATATTTTGGTCTCAACCACGCTTGCCATTTTTTTGATGCTAGTTCTTGACAAATACACCAAAAAGGGCATAGTCGAGGGCGTAAAGAGCGAGCGAGTGTTAAGAAATGAAAGCATCGTCTTTCGAGGTCAAGTAAGAAATGTCGGCAAATTTACCATTAGCAAATGTACTCTTACAATTAAGCTCATAAATCAACCGCTAAATAAAAACGATCTTGGTGGCGAAGCGCTATTTAAACCAAGCGGGATTTCATTTTTCTCATGGATTTTTGGAGGCGATGAGGACGAGAGACCAAACACTGTTGCATACAAATTTGACGTAGCTCAAAATTTACCAAAGCAAAAAGTTGTGCCATTTACCGTAACTATGCCCTATCCGCCATATTTTAAAAATGGTATGAATATCACAAAACTTAGTTGCTACTAA